The Thermogemmatispora onikobensis genome contains the following window.
TGATCATCGGTGGAGAAGACGAGTGGGATGAGATGAAGGATGTCAGCCTCGTTGTTGCTCGCTATGGGCGCGAGGATAAGCTGAGCGGCCTCTTGGGAGTGATCGGCCCCACGCCCATGCAATACGGGCGGGCCGTGGCGGTTGTCCGCTATATGGTTGAGGTGATGAACGATCTGCTGGAGGAGGGCTATGGCCTCTGAGCGGGCGGCTGAGCTGCGGTATAGTGTATAGATCAACCCCACCTGGGCGGGTGGCTGACGAGCAGACAAGCGAGATGAGGCGCTGCTGCGGTGGACATGGGGTGATGGTGGGGTGGTTGGAGGGCTGGGGAGGTGAGGGAAGGGGGTGGCCAGCGGTCATCTTCACTGGGTTCCCTTCTACCGCGTGCACGCTGGTGCTCTCCTGGCTCTGACGGGTGCGGGTTGAGGCTGGGCCCAACAGTCAGGCTGTCAGTGTAGGTAAGCAGACCGAGTGATAGAGCTAGAACGGACAGGCGGCTCCTTGCGATCATCCTGCTGTTCTCTCCCCCGGCCAGCGCAGAAAATCTTGCGAGATTGTAGGAGGCAACTGTGCCACGAGTTATTGGCATTGATCTTGGGACGACGAACTCTTGCGTTGCTGTTATGGAAGGCGGCGAGCCGGTAGTGATTCCCAACGCCGAGGGCTCGCGCACGACACCGTCCGTCTTTGCGGTGACGAAGAACGGCGAGCGGCTTGTCGGTGAAATGGCGAAGCGGCAGGCCATTACGAATCCCGAGAACACCATTTATTCCATCAAGCGCTTCATGGGGCGCAAATACGACGATCCCGAGGTCGTGCGAGATCGCAGCCTCGTTCCCTATAAAGTGATCCGTGCCAGCAACGGCGACGCCTGGGTCGAGATCCAGGGGCGTCAGTACAGCCCGCCTGAGATCTCGGCCATGATCCTTCAGAAGCTCAAAGCCGACGCCGAAGCCTATCTGGGCGAGCGCGTGACTCAAGCGGTCATCACAGTGCCAGCCTACTTCAACGATGCTCAGCGCCAGGCGACGCGCGACGCAGGCCGGATCGCCGGTCTGGAGGTCCTGCGCATCATCAATGAGCCGACAGCGGCCTCGCTGGCCTACGGCCTGGATAAGAAGAAGGATGAGCGCATCGCCGTCTACGACCTGGGCGGAGGCACCTTCGATATCTCGCTGCTGGAGCTTGGCGAAGGGGTCTTCGAGGTCAAAAGCACCAATGGCGATACCCATCTGGGAGGCGATGATTTCGATCAGCGCATCATCAACTGGATGGCCGAGGAGTTCCAGAAGGAGCATGGCATCGATCTGCGCCAGGATCGCATGGCCTTGCAGCGCCTGAAGGAGGCTGCTGAGCGCGCCAAGAAGGAGCTGTCTAGCTCGCTGCAGACAGAGATCAATCTGCCCTTCATTACCGCTGATGCCAGTGGCCCCAAGCATTTGATGGTGACCTTGACGCGCGCCAAGCTGGAGCAGCTGGTGGAAGACTTGATTGAGCGCTCGCGCGGGCCGGTGATGCAGGCCCTGGCCGACGCCGGCGTGCGCCCCGGCGATATCCAGGAGGTGGTCCTGGTCGGTGGCCAGACGCGCATGCCCGCTGTTCAGGCTCTGGTGCGCCGGATCTTTGATCGCGAACCTCATCGCGGGGTCAATCCTGATGAGGTAGTGGCCGTGGGGGCCGCCATTCAGGCCGCCGTTCTGACCGGCGATATTAAGGACGTCTTGCTGCTCGATGTGACGCCGCTCTCCCTGGGTATCGAAACAATGGGGGGAATCTTTACCCGCTTGATCGAGCGCAATACGACGATCCCGACCCGCAAGAGCCAGATCTTCTCTACCGCCAGCGACAATCAGCCGAGTGTCGAGATCAATGTGCTGCAGGGCGAGCGCGAGTTTGCTAAGGATAACCGCTCGCTGGGCAGCTTCATCCTCGATGGTATTCCGCCCGCTCCTCGCGGCGTGCCGCAGATCGAGGTGACTTTCGATATCGATGCCAATGGCATTGTGAATGTCTCGGCTCGCGATAAAGGCACCGGGCGCCAGCAGAAGATTACCATTATGCCCTCCAGTGGCCTCTCTCAGGAGCAGATCGAGCGCATGATCCGAGAAGCTGAAGAGCATGCGGCAGAAGATCAACGGCGCAAGGAGGAGGTCGAGGAGCGTAACCAGGCCGATAGCGCCGCCTATCGCGCAGAGAAAAGCCTGGCTGACCTGGGCGAGAAACTCTCTCCCGAGCAGCGTAACGAGCTAGAGACGAAAATCGCTGACGTCCGTGCTGCTTTGGAGGGTGACGATATCTCTCGCGTCAAGGCTGCACGCGAGGCGCTTGAACAGAGCTTCTATCGTGTCAGCGAAGCCCTCTATCGTCAGGCGGAGAGCGCCGATGGCTCTTCCTCTACCACTGCGAGCGGCGAGAATGGCCAGTCGCAGGGAACGACGCAGGACGATACGATCGAGGGCGAGTACAAGGAAATGTAGTTCTCTCACGTTAAAAGGACCTGTCGATGCCTGCTGGTAAACGAGATTACTACGAAGTTCTGGGTGTATCGCGCCACGCAAGCGAGGAAGAAATTAAGAAAGCGTTCCGCCGCCTTGCCAAGCAGTATCACCCGGACGCTAACAAAGAGCCAGGCGCTGAAGCGCGCTTCATTGAGATCAATGAGGCGTACGAGGTCCTGAGCGATCCGCAGAAACGCGCGGCCTACGATCGCTATGGCCATGCCGGGGTCGGCAATGGCAGCGGGGCGGCTGGCTTTGGCGGGTTCGGCGGTTTCGGCGATTTCGGCTCATTCACGACGCTCAACGACATCTTCGAGACCTTCTTCGCTGGAACGGCAGGTTCGCAGCGCCGGACGGGACCCCAGCGGGGCGCTGATATTCGCTATGAGCTGACGATTACCTTCGAAGAGGCCGTTTTCGGTTGTCAGAAGGAGATCGAGCTGCCTCGCTGGGAGACCTGTCCCCACTGCCACGGGAGCGGCGCTCAGCCAGGCACTTCGACAGCTCGCTGCTCCTCCTGCGGCGGTACTGGCGAGATCCGGCGCGTGCAGCAGTCGATCTTTGGCCAGTTTGTCAATGTGACCGTCTGCGAGCGTTGCCGGGGCGAGGGGCGTGTGATTACGACGCCCTGTGAGAAGTGTCGTGGCCAGGGGCGCGTGCGCAATAATCGTCGCGTGGTGGTCAATATCCCTGCTGGCGTGGACGATGGGATCAATGTGCGCGTGACCGGTGAGGGCGAGGTCAGTGCCCGCGGTGGTACGCCTGGCAACCTCTATGTGATCCTGACCGTTAAGCCCCATCCCTTCTTTAAGCGCCAGGGCAACGATATCATCTATGAGCTGCCCATCAGCTTTACACAGGCGGCTCTCGGTGACGAGGTCGAGGTGCCAACGATCGATGGCAAGGCTGCAACGCTCAAGATCCCCCCTGGTACGCAGAGCGGTCGCTCTTTCCGCCTGAAGGGCCTGGGCGTCCCGGTGGTCCATAGTAGTGCGCGTGGCGATCAGCATGTGATCGTGAAGGTGGTTACTCCTACAAACCTGACCCCCGAGATGCGTCGTCTCCTCGAAGAGTTTGCTCGCCTGGAGCGTGAGCAGAGCGAGCAGAACGATAAGAACATCTTTCGCAATCTCTTCGAGAAGACGAAAGATGTCTTTCAGTGAGCCTTGATGGCGCACCTGCGCTCGAAGAGTGCCTTCAGCAGGCCGGGGAGGTGAGGGCGAGGAGGAGGTCTAGACTTCTTCTCTGCCCTCCCTTCCAATGGGCCACTGAGGCCAGCCTGGCCTGATTTACGGCAAGGAAAGGGTGGCAAGCGCCTGGGGCGTGGTTTGGGTTGGGTCGCTCTCCGGGGATGGTGTTGCGCTTGGGCCAAACTCGGCCAGCACGGGCAGGTGATCACTGGCCTGAGACCCCGAGATGCCGTTGCCTTCCTGCACGACCTGGCAGGCCCGCAGCCGCGGGGCCAGTTCGGGACTGGCAAAGATGAAGTCGATCCTTCCCGCTGGCATGAGCGCCGGACAGGTGAAACCTGGCTCGTGCGGATGCTGGTGGCGGAAGCAGTCGATGTAGCCTGCGCGCTGCAGCAAGGCAATGCTCTTGCGCGGCACATAAAGGCCAGCCAGGGCGTCGATGAACCAGAGCGCTGGCCGATTGCGCGCGAGGTGCGCCAGCAGTGGCTGCAGAGGACGCAGACGGTCAGGCAGCACATAGGCAAGATGGGGATGGCCGTCGCGCTCTTGGCCCTCGTCAGGCAGGGTCTGATCCAGGTAAAGCACATAGCGTAGCAGGGCACTGGCTCGCAGCGGCTCGCCCGGAGCCAGCGCATTGAAGTCGCCCATGAGTAGGTGAGGCTGACCGTGCACGCCGGCCATGATGTTCAGAATGGCCTCGATCTCTCGCTGCCGCAGGTGCTCTGCGGCCCGCCCCTTGTGAAAGCTTGCAAGCAGATGGGCTACAAAGACGGTCAGCTCGCTCCCATCCTCCTCGCGCACGTGTATCTCCAGGACCGGGCGAGTCAGCACACCTGGCCGGACATGCACCCGGCTGGCAAGGACCGGTAGCCTGGTGAGGCAGGCCACCTGAAACTCATCGCCTGCCGTCGGGTGGTCTCCCCGAATCAAGGTCATCTCCAGGCGCTCTGCCAGCTCCTCTACAACAGCTTTCTCCGTTCCCCGGCGTGGATTAAGCCCCTCGGGCAACCCGATAAGGTCGGGCTGGACGGCGCTGATCAGGCGCAGCAGAGGCTCGGTGCGTCGACCCTCTCCAGCGCAGGGAGTCATGCCACC
Protein-coding sequences here:
- the dnaK gene encoding molecular chaperone DnaK produces the protein MPRVIGIDLGTTNSCVAVMEGGEPVVIPNAEGSRTTPSVFAVTKNGERLVGEMAKRQAITNPENTIYSIKRFMGRKYDDPEVVRDRSLVPYKVIRASNGDAWVEIQGRQYSPPEISAMILQKLKADAEAYLGERVTQAVITVPAYFNDAQRQATRDAGRIAGLEVLRIINEPTAASLAYGLDKKKDERIAVYDLGGGTFDISLLELGEGVFEVKSTNGDTHLGGDDFDQRIINWMAEEFQKEHGIDLRQDRMALQRLKEAAERAKKELSSSLQTEINLPFITADASGPKHLMVTLTRAKLEQLVEDLIERSRGPVMQALADAGVRPGDIQEVVLVGGQTRMPAVQALVRRIFDREPHRGVNPDEVVAVGAAIQAAVLTGDIKDVLLLDVTPLSLGIETMGGIFTRLIERNTTIPTRKSQIFSTASDNQPSVEINVLQGEREFAKDNRSLGSFILDGIPPAPRGVPQIEVTFDIDANGIVNVSARDKGTGRQQKITIMPSSGLSQEQIERMIREAEEHAAEDQRRKEEVEERNQADSAAYRAEKSLADLGEKLSPEQRNELETKIADVRAALEGDDISRVKAAREALEQSFYRVSEALYRQAESADGSSSTTASGENGQSQGTTQDDTIEGEYKEM
- the dnaJ gene encoding molecular chaperone DnaJ, with protein sequence MPAGKRDYYEVLGVSRHASEEEIKKAFRRLAKQYHPDANKEPGAEARFIEINEAYEVLSDPQKRAAYDRYGHAGVGNGSGAAGFGGFGGFGDFGSFTTLNDIFETFFAGTAGSQRRTGPQRGADIRYELTITFEEAVFGCQKEIELPRWETCPHCHGSGAQPGTSTARCSSCGGTGEIRRVQQSIFGQFVNVTVCERCRGEGRVITTPCEKCRGQGRVRNNRRVVVNIPAGVDDGINVRVTGEGEVSARGGTPGNLYVILTVKPHPFFKRQGNDIIYELPISFTQAALGDEVEVPTIDGKAATLKIPPGTQSGRSFRLKGLGVPVVHSSARGDQHVIVKVVTPTNLTPEMRRLLEEFARLEREQSEQNDKNIFRNLFEKTKDVFQ
- a CDS encoding endonuclease/exonuclease/phosphatase family protein: MTRVLSYNILAGGMTPCAGEGRRTEPLLRLISAVQPDLIGLPEGLNPRRGTEKAVVEELAERLEMTLIRGDHPTAGDEFQVACLTRLPVLASRVHVRPGVLTRPVLEIHVREEDGSELTVFVAHLLASFHKGRAAEHLRQREIEAILNIMAGVHGQPHLLMGDFNALAPGEPLRASALLRYVLYLDQTLPDEGQERDGHPHLAYVLPDRLRPLQPLLAHLARNRPALWFIDALAGLYVPRKSIALLQRAGYIDCFRHQHPHEPGFTCPALMPAGRIDFIFASPELAPRLRACQVVQEGNGISGSQASDHLPVLAEFGPSATPSPESDPTQTTPQALATLSLP